The nucleotide sequence CGACTTCGAGCTACGCGCCGACTCACCCTGCGCGCCGGGCGGCGTCTATGGCCCGATCGGCGCGTACGGCGTGGGCTGCGCGGCAATCGCCGCGGCGGGAATCCCGCCGCCGACCCGCGACTTTGCGCTCTCGCCAAATCCCGCGCGCGGCTCGATCGCCTTCAGCTGGCCCGCCACCGAGGCGCCGCGCGGGATCGAAGTGCTCGATGTGCAGGGTCGCGTGCTCTGGCGCTCGGCGCCCGGCGGCGGCGCCGGCGGAAAGCTCCGATGGGACGGCCACGATTCGCAGGGGAAACCGCTCGCCGCCGGCGTCTATCTGGTTCGGTGGGATGCCGCCGGACGACCGCCGCGATCCGCCCGCTTCGTCTGGCTCGGCGATTGACCCCGCGTGGCGCCGGGCAGCGCCGCCCGGAGATCAATGCACGTAGTGCGCGTCCATCTCGCCGGCCTTGATGTCCACCTTGAGCCGATTGTCCTTGCTGGGAAGGGGGCAGTTGTAGTGCGGTGAGAACGCGCAGGCCGGGTTGTAGGCCTCGTTGAAATCGAGCACGTAGCGGCCGTCGGGCAGCGGCTCGGGATCCACGTAGCGGCCGACGCTGTAGGTCTCGTGGCCGGTGGTCTCGTCGCGGAAGAACACCGACACGTCCTTCTCGCCCACGCCGGGCTCGAGCAGACGCGTTGCTTCCAGGTCGCAGCGTTTGCCGCCGATCTTGAACACGAACCAGCCGGCACGCAGCGCCTGGCGTGGCTGGCTGTGGGTCGAGAGCACCGTCAGAGTGTCGGGAATCGGGTTCGGCACCAGCGGCAGCACGAAGCGATACTTGAAGTCCGGGGGAAAGTATTTCAGCCCCTTGTACTCGGCGTAGCGCGGGCTGTTGGGATCGAAGACGATGATCGCGGGATGTCGCTGGTGGGAGAGCCGCAGCATGAACCGCCCGATGCCGATGGTTCCCGGTCCCACCACCGCGTACCGCAGCGTGTCGGTTCCGGTGACGAACTTGGCGCCCGGATCGAGTCCCTCGACGCGGAACGAGTCGCCCACCACCACCACCCTCAGATGGTGCGGCATCACCTCCGGGTCGTTGATGTGCACGTCGTTGCCGGGATCCCGGCCCACCCCCAGCACCGGCGTCGCGGGAAAGTCCTTGCGCGCGACGGCGGCGAGGTACGAAGTCGGCGCGCTCTTCAGCCACTCCTGCGTCTTGTCGCGATCCTGCTGGAGCGCGCGCGTGAGCGAATCCGTCTCGGCGGCGGTCAACACCACCGGTGCTGCCTCCTTGGCGTGCTTGAGCGCCTTGACGCGTGCGGCCTTGGCGGGGTCGTAAACTTCGGTGATCGAGTTGCTCGCAAATGCGCTCGCCCAATAGAGCAGCAGGAAGCAGAGGGTGAACCAGCGTTTCATCGCGCTTGATCTCCGGCGGGCAGATGACAGGAAATGGACACGGCCACACTCCATGATAGCGATCTTCGGCCCGTGCCGCGCGAGTTCGGCCCCGGCCCCGTGCGTTTTCCTTGATGTCGGCGCACGACCTGCCGATAATGCCCGCATCCGCCGCCACATCGCTCACTCGCTGCCGGCCGCGCGCCTCGGGATGGAATCCCGGGCCCTACGGAGATCGCCCACATGGACGTGGCATCGCGCCATCACACCAGTTCGCCTGTTCCCGTCGCGGCTGACGCCGCCCAGGAGTCCACTCCCAAGCCCATGGATGCGCTGATCATTCGCGGCGGCAATCCGCTGTCGGGCCGCGTCGAGGTGAGCGGCGCCAAGAACGCGGCGCTGCCGGTGATGTGCGCCACGCTGCTGGCGCCTGGCGTCCACACGCTGCGCAACGTGCCGCAGCTCTCGGACACGCGCACCATGGCCAAGGTGCTGGAACAGCTCGGGGCACGCGTCGAATTCCGCGGGCACGCCTGCAAGATCGACACCTCGCGCATCCAGTCGCTGGAAGCCCCTTACGAGCTGGTGCGCACCATGCGCGCCAGCATCTACGTGCTAGGGCCGCTGCTGGCGCGCTTCGGGGGCGCCCGCGTATCGCTCCCCGGCGGCTGCGCGTGGGGCCCGCGTCCCGTCAATCTGCACATCGAGGGCTTGAACGCGATGAACGCCAGGCTCGAGATCGAGCACGGCTACATCGTGGGTCGCGACGTCCACCTGAAGGGCACGCACTTCCACTTCGACACGGTTTCGGTGGGCGCCACCGCGCAGTTGATGATGGCGGCCACGCTGGCCGAAGGCGAAACCGTGCTCGACAACGTGGCGCTCGAGCCCGACATCACCGTGCTCGGCAGGGTGCTGGTGGAGTGCGGCGCGAAGATCGAGGGCCTCGGCACCCGGCGCGTCACGATCCACGGCGTCAAGCAGCTGCGACCGATCGACACCACCATCATTCCCGATCGCATCGAGGCGGCCACGCTGATGGCGACCGTCGCGATTGCCGGCGGCCGCGTGACGCTCGAGCGCTGCGAGGCCGGCCACATGGCGGCCGCGATCCACGCGCTCGAACAGTGCGGCTGTGAAATCCTGCCCGGGAACGGCGAGGTCACGATCATCGGCCCGAGCCGCCCGCGCGCCACCGACATCGTCACCGATCCCTATCCCGGCTTTCCGACCGACATGCAGGCGCAGATGATGGCGGTCGCATCGATCGCCGACGGCGTCTCGCACATCACCGATACCGTCTATCTCGACCGCTTCACGCACGTCCCCGAGCTGATGCGGCTCGGCGCGAAGATCGAGCTGAATGGCAACGCCGCGGTCATCACCGGCGTGGAGAAGCTGCAGGGGGCGCCGGTGATGGCCACCGACATCCGCGCCAGCGCCGCTCTGGTGTTGGCGGCGCTGGTCGCCGAGGGGGAGACGCACATCTCGCGCATCTACCACCTCGATCGCGGCTACGAGGGGCTCGAGCAGAAGCTGGCCAGGCTCGGCGCCGACATCCAGCGCATCAAAGAGTGACGGGCGCCGCTCGTGTAGTCTGCGGGGCGTGACACGCCCGTCCTCGCGGCGCCCCAAGGTCTACGACCGCGCCTACTACGACCGCTGGTACCGCAATCCTCGCACGCGCATTCATCGGCGCGGGGCGGTCGAGCGCAAGGTCGCGCTCGCTTTGTCGGCAGCCGAATACCTGCTCGAGCGCCGCGTGGAAACCGTGCTCGACGTTGGCTGCGGCGAGGGCCCCTGGCAGCCGGTGCTCGCGCGCCTTCGGCCGCGGATCCGCTACGTCGGCGTCGATTCGAGCGAGTTCGCGGTGCGCCGCTGGGGACGGACGCGTGGCCTGCGCCTCGGCACCTTCGGCCAGCTCGCCGATCTCGGTTTCAACGAAACCTACGATCTCATTGTCTGTTCGGATGTGCTTCACTACGTGCCGAGCGCCGAACTGCGTCCGGGTCTCGACGAATTGGGCCGCCTGCTCGGCGGGATCGCCTGGATCGAGGTGTTCACCTCGGCCGACCGCATCACGGGAGACTTTCGCGACATGAAGCGCCGATCGCCCGCGTTCTATTCGAGGCTGTTTCGCGAGGCCGGACTGGTGCCGTGCGGCCTCTACGCCTTCGTGCGCGACGACGTGGCCGGGGCACTCACCGCGTTCGAGCGAGGGAGCGCGCGATGATCGGCGCGGCGGTGGCGCTGGCCGTGGCGCTGACTGCGGCGCCGCCGTCGGCTGCGGCGCCGGCGTCTCTGCCGGCACTGGCGAAGCCGCACGGCGTGGGCAGCCCGGCGCGCGCCGGCGCGAGCGAGCCGCGACTCGCCGCCACCGCCGACGGTGCGCTGCTCATGACCTGGCTCGAGCCGGCGGGGGGTGTCACCGCGTTGCGCGTCGCCTCGTTGCGCGAGAGCAAGTGGAGCGCGGCGGCCACGGTGGTGCAGAGCGACTCACTGGTTCAGAGCTGGCCCAATCTTGCCGGCGCGTGCGCCTTCGGCGCGCACGGCGTCGCCGTGGCCTGGCCGGAGCGCGCGGGGGCCACCGAACGGCTGCGCATCGCGCTCTCGAAGGACGGAGGAGCCACGTGGGGGAAGGCCGCGATCCTTCACGACGATCGCGAAGGCAGCACCCACGGGTTCGTGAGCCTGCTGCCACAGGGCGAAGGCGTGCGCGCGATCTGGCTCGACGGCCACAATCTCAAGGACGGGCTCGAGGAGGGCGCCGCGCCGATGACGCTGCATTCACGCTTCATCGCGCCCACCGGAACGCTGGCGCTCGAGCAGGAGCTGGATGGCCGCGTTTGCGACTGCTGCTGGATTGGCGTTGCGCCGCTCGGTGACGAACTGCTGGTCGCCTATCGCGATCGGAGCGACGACGAGATCCGCGACATCGCGGTCACGCGGCTCGAGTCGGGGCGCTGGCAGCCGCCCTACGGCCCGCGCTACGACGGCTGGAAGCTCAAGGGCTGCCCGGTCAACGGCCCGGCCATCGCGACGCGCGGCGATCGCGTGGCGGTCGCGTGGTACACCGCGGCGGCGGATTCGCCGCGGGTGCTGACGGCGTTCTCGAACGATCGCGGCTGGACCTTTGGCGACGCCATCCGCGTCGACGACGGCCATCCGCTGGGTCGCGTCGGCCTGGCGCTGCTCGATGACGGCGGCGCCGCCGTGACCTGGCTCGAAGGCGATCGCTCGCGCTCGACGCTCCGCGTTCGCCGGCTGAAGCCCGGCGCGCGCTCCAGCACTTCGACCGAAATCGCCCGGTTCGACGGCCCGCACACGCCGGGCGTGCCGCAGCTCGCCCGCGATCGCGACCGGTTGCTGTTCGCCTGGACGCAGGCCGGGAAAGCGCAGGCGATCCAGGTGGCGTCGCTGCCGGTTCCGCGCCCGTAGCGCATCCGAGAGATCTCGAACCGCCTTGCGCCGGTCTCGGCGCGCTGATATATTAACCACATGGTTAACTATTTGGAGGCCGAGCTCGACGCGATCTTCGGCGCGCTCGCGCACCCCATCCGGCGCGCGATGCTCTCGCGCCTCAGCCACGGCGGGGCCACCGTAGGCGAGCTGGCGGCGCCCTTCCAGCTCTCGGCGCCGGCGATCTCGCGCCACCTGCGCGTGCTCGAAT is from Candidatus Sulfotelmatobacter sp. and encodes:
- the murA gene encoding UDP-N-acetylglucosamine 1-carboxyvinyltransferase translates to MDVASRHHTSSPVPVAADAAQESTPKPMDALIIRGGNPLSGRVEVSGAKNAALPVMCATLLAPGVHTLRNVPQLSDTRTMAKVLEQLGARVEFRGHACKIDTSRIQSLEAPYELVRTMRASIYVLGPLLARFGGARVSLPGGCAWGPRPVNLHIEGLNAMNARLEIEHGYIVGRDVHLKGTHFHFDTVSVGATAQLMMAATLAEGETVLDNVALEPDITVLGRVLVECGAKIEGLGTRRVTIHGVKQLRPIDTTIIPDRIEAATLMATVAIAGGRVTLERCEAGHMAAAIHALEQCGCEILPGNGEVTIIGPSRPRATDIVTDPYPGFPTDMQAQMMAVASIADGVSHITDTVYLDRFTHVPELMRLGAKIELNGNAAVITGVEKLQGAPVMATDIRASAALVLAALVAEGETHISRIYHLDRGYEGLEQKLARLGADIQRIKE
- a CDS encoding DUF1684 domain-containing protein: MKRWFTLCFLLLYWASAFASNSITEVYDPAKAARVKALKHAKEAAPVVLTAAETDSLTRALQQDRDKTQEWLKSAPTSYLAAVARKDFPATPVLGVGRDPGNDVHINDPEVMPHHLRVVVVGDSFRVEGLDPGAKFVTGTDTLRYAVVGPGTIGIGRFMLRLSHQRHPAIIVFDPNSPRYAEYKGLKYFPPDFKYRFVLPLVPNPIPDTLTVLSTHSQPRQALRAGWFVFKIGGKRCDLEATRLLEPGVGEKDVSVFFRDETTGHETYSVGRYVDPEPLPDGRYVLDFNEAYNPACAFSPHYNCPLPSKDNRLKVDIKAGEMDAHYVH
- a CDS encoding class I SAM-dependent methyltransferase; translation: MTRPSSRRPKVYDRAYYDRWYRNPRTRIHRRGAVERKVALALSAAEYLLERRVETVLDVGCGEGPWQPVLARLRPRIRYVGVDSSEFAVRRWGRTRGLRLGTFGQLADLGFNETYDLIVCSDVLHYVPSAELRPGLDELGRLLGGIAWIEVFTSADRITGDFRDMKRRSPAFYSRLFREAGLVPCGLYAFVRDDVAGALTAFERGSAR